The Populus trichocarpa isolate Nisqually-1 chromosome 11, P.trichocarpa_v4.1, whole genome shotgun sequence genome has a segment encoding these proteins:
- the LOC18103433 gene encoding LOW QUALITY PROTEIN: fatty acid desaturase 4, chloroplastic-like (The sequence of the model RefSeq protein was modified relative to this genomic sequence to represent the inferred CDS: inserted 1 base in 1 codon) — protein sequence FGNQIEAFQXHHKWPWIITRGRFASNLHALARAVAFVVLPLDLACNDSIINAFVGVCSSCIMFSQKFHARAHGTKSKLPPLVVALQDVGLLVSRSQHAAHHREPYNNNYCIVSGVWKDFLDKNKFFEALEMALYIQLVVRPRSWSAPSTDWIEETESTSQDAVQ from the exons TTTGGCAATCAAATTGAAGCATTTC GTCATCATAAGTGGCCGTGGATAATCACAAGGGGTCGATTTGCTAGTAACTTGCATGCTCTTGCACGAGCAGTAGCATTCGTTGTGCTCCCCCTAGACTTGGCTTGTAATGATTCTATTATAAATGCCTTTGTTGGTGTGTGCTCCAGTTGTATCATGTTCAGCCAGAAATTCCATGCACGGGCTCACGGCACAAAGAGCAAGTTACCACCACTAGTAGTGGCGTTGCAGGACGTTGGATTGCTTGTGTCGAGGTCACAACATGCTGCTCATCATCGGGAACCATATAACAATAACTATTGCATAGTGAGTGGAGTTTGGAAAGACTTCTTGGATAAGAATAAGTTTTTTGAGGCATTAGAGATGGCCTTGTATATTCAGCTTGTGGTGAGACCAAGGTCTTGGAGTGCGCCTTCCACTGACTGGATTGAAGAGACCGAGTCCACTTCTCAGGATGCAGTCCAATAA
- the LOC7454429 gene encoding uncharacterized protein LOC7454429: MEPSFSLKTILTISLFLFFLTPQSSLAIKVPFHPQDLLPLLPRQVSWPILNYLNGAVDLLPTFVGAASALNDTGEWKGACFYENRAWMEFHNKTGSEFGGGTLHLKVSKAHSWTCMDIYVFATPYRVTWDYYFLSREHTLEFKEWDSKAEYEYVKRQGVSIFLMQAGMLGTLSALWDVFPLFTNTGWGENSNIGFLKKHMGATFEQRPQPWVNNISVDDIHSGDFLAISKIRGRWGGFETLEKWVSGAYAGHSAVCLKDSEGKLWVGESGHENEQGEDIIAVLPWDEWWEFELNKDDSNPHIALLPLHPDVRAKFNETAAWEYALSMNGKPYGYHNMIFSWIDTLDGNYPPPLDSHVVASVMTVWNHMQPEYAANMWNEALNKRLGTQGLDLPDVLVEVEKRGSSFGELLTIPEQDDWLYADGKSTSCIAFVLEMYKEAGLFDPISGSVQVTEFTIKDAYTLRFFENNSSRLPKWCNDGDDVKLPFCQIKGKYRMELPEYNTMDPYPHMNERCPSLPPKYYRTQNC; this comes from the exons ATGGAGCCATCTTTCTCTTTGAAAACAATACTAACAATctccctctttctcttctttctcaccCCGCAATCATCTTTAGCTATAAAAGTACCCTTCCACCCTCAGGACTTGCTTCCTTTGTTACCAAGGCAAGTCTCATGGCCAATTCTCAACTACTTAAACGGTGCAGTGGACCTTTTGCCAACATTTGTTGGTGCTGCCTCTGCTTTAAACGACACCGGTGAGTGGAAAGGTGCTTGCTTTTACGAGAATCGGGCTTGGATGGAGTTTCATAATAAGACTGGTAGTGAATTTGGTGGCGGTACACTTCATCTTAAG GTTAGTAAAGCTCACAGCTGGACATGTATGGATATTTATGTCTTTGCCACTCCCTATCGTGTAACATGGGATTATTACTTTTTATCTCGAGAACATACATTAGAGTTTAAAGAGTGGGATAGCAAAGCTGAATATGAATAT GTGAAACGCCAGGGAGTCTCAATTTTCCTCATGCAGGCAGGGATGCTTGGAACCCTTTCAGCACTATGGGATGTCTTTCCCTTATTTACAAATACTGGATGGGGAGAGAATTCTAATATTGGATTCCTGAAGAAACATATGGGGGCTACCTTTGAACAGCGTCCGCAGCCTTGGGTTAACAACATCAGTGTTGATGATATTCACTCTGGTGACTTCCTTGCTATATCAAAAATTCGTGGAAGGTGGGGTGGTTTTGAGACTTTAGAGAAGTGGGTTAGTGGAGCTTATGCTGGTCATAGTGCTGTTTGCTTAAAGGATTCTGAAGGAAAATTATGGGTTGGTGAATCGGGACATGAAAATGAACAG GGAGAAGATATTATTGCTGTGTTACCTTGGGATGAATGGTGGGAATTCGAGCTGAATAAGGATGACTCAAATCCACATATTGCATTGCTTCCTCTGCACCCTGATGTGCGAGCTAAGTTCAATGAGACTGCTGCTTGGGAGTATGCTTTGAGCATGAATGGAAAGCCTTATGGATATCATAACATGATATTTAGCTGGATAGACACTCTGGATGGGAACTATCCACCTCCATTGGATTCTCATGTG GTTGCTTCTGTTATGACAGTTTGGAATCACATGCAACCTGAATATGCTGCTAACATGTGGAATGAAGCCTTGAACAAACGACTTGGAACTCAG GGCCTTGATCTTCCTGATGTCTTGGTAGAAGTTGAAAAGCGTGGGTCATCCTTTGGGGAATTGCTGACAATTCCTGAACAGGATGATTGGTTGTATGCTGATGGGAAGTCAACCTCGTGTATTGCTTTTGTTCTGGAAATGTACAAGGAAGCAGGACTGTTTGATCCAATTTCTGGCTCTGTACAAGTGACTGAATTTACG ATCAAAGATGCCTACACACTAAggttttttgaaaacaattcaAGCCGCTTGCCAAAGTGGTGCAATGATGGAGATGATGTGAAGCTCCCATTTTGTCAGATCAAAGGGAAGTATCGAATGGAACTACCAGAATACAATACCATGGATCCTTACCCCCATATGAACGAAAGGTGCCCATCACTCCCCCCAAAATACTACAGAACACAGAATTGCTAA